Within the Candidatus Margulisiibacteriota bacterium genome, the region AATGTTTTTTTAAGTCTCGGCAGCAATCTCGGTGACCGCGCGCAAAATCTGCGCGACGCGCTGGCGGAACTCGGCCAATTGCCGGAAACCAAAATCTTAAAAACCGCTTCTTTTTACGACACCGCGCCGGTCGGCCACGCGGAGCAGCCCCGTTTTCTCAACACCGCCGCGCAGCTAGAAACAACCTTGCCGCCGCGCGCGCTACTGACCGCCGCGCAGAACATCGAAAAAAAACTCGGCCGCGTGAAAACTTTTCGCTGGGGGCCGCGCGTCATCGACATAGATATTTTAGCTTACGCCGGACAAATAATTGACGAGAGCGATCTGCGTATACCGCATCTGGAATTACCCGGCCGCGGCTTTGTTCTGGAGCCGCTGTGCGAGATCGCGCCGGAATATATAGAAGCCCGTTCCGGCCAAACTTACCGGACGCTGCTGGAGCGGCTGCGGGCACAAAATTCGCGCGCTTGAATTAGTCAAAATCAGTTTAAATATTTTCGCGCCAACCGATCCAGCTGGTCATGCGCATCCACCAGGTATTTGCGGAGCAGTCTGGTTTGTCTATCGGGCAAACGCCTGTCCGGTTTAAACAAGTCATAAACATTCACGTCAAAAGCTCTGGTGAATTTAGCCAGCGTGGACGACGATACCCAGGTTTTGCCCTGCTCTATATTGCTGAGAAATGGGATTGAAATATTTATTTTTTCCGCCAGATCTATCTGCGACCAGCCCGAACGGCTGCGGTATTGTTTAATATTTTCACCCAGAACAGCGAGAATATTTTGTTCTTCCATGCTTAACCTCTTGGACTAATATTTGATTATACTTTTAGCTTGACAGGCTGGTAATTACATAATATAATAATTAAAACTTAGCTATACAGATAACAAAGGCGGGGGAGGAAATTATGACTATAGCAAGCGGCGAAAAAATGTATGCGGACGATATTTTGAATTTGCTCTTTTTTCCCAAAGGCGCGATCCTGATGTACGACGGCACGAGTTGGCAGGACAATGTCACGCTCAAGGGCTGGTATCAGTGCAGCAAAAATTCTGACGGCACGGCCAAGATCGTGAACGGGTACACGGTGCCGGATTTGCAGGATAAATTTATCATGGGGCATAGCGGCGGCGGCCGCGCGGGCGGCAATAATTCTCTGGAGCTGTCCATCAGCAATTTGCCGACGCATGGTCACAGTTTAAATGATATGTCCGTGAGCGGCCTCTCGATGATCCCGGGCGGAGCGCATCAACATTCCGGCAGCGGCACAACGAATAGC harbors:
- the folK gene encoding 2-amino-4-hydroxy-6-hydroxymethyldihydropteridine diphosphokinase — protein: NVFLSLGSNLGDRAQNLRDALAELGQLPETKILKTASFYDTAPVGHAEQPRFLNTAAQLETTLPPRALLTAAQNIEKKLGRVKTFRWGPRVIDIDILAYAGQIIDESDLRIPHLELPGRGFVLEPLCEIAPEYIEARSGQTYRTLLERLRAQNSRA
- a CDS encoding helix-turn-helix domain-containing protein yields the protein MEEQNILAVLGENIKQYRSRSGWSQIDLAEKINISIPFLSNIEQGKTWVSSSTLAKFTRAFDVNVYDLFKPDRRLPDRQTRLLRKYLVDAHDQLDRLARKYLN